TTTCAGGAGTATTCTGATAGAAGTCCATCATGATGTGAGGTGTCAGAATCATTTTCCGATACCCGTATTGGGCAAACTTTGAAAGCATTTCAAGGCTATCCTCAATTGTTTCTGCACCGTCATCAATGCCGGGTAGCAGGTGAGAGTGAACATCCACAGTTAGAGGTGTGATGTTTTCATAAACCTTTGGTTCTTTTTTACTCTTCTTTTTAAAAAATGAAAATAGCATATCTTAACCTTCTTACTTGATGCTGTGGCTATTTACGAAACACTTTATTAAGCAGCTTAGCCATAACACTGCTATTCTTTTCCTCCTTATCATCCTCGTAGTAGCCAGCACCATAATGTTTATCAAAACTATAATAGCCACTGTAGTTGAGTCCTCCATAGCCGTACCCTCCATATCCATAGCCTCCGTAGCGGGCTTTAGTAGGAACAGAGTTTAGAATGACTGAAAGGTTCTTGAACTTTTTAGAATTGAACAGGTAATTGACATTCTCAATAAAGCTGACCTTTGAGTATTCGGCTCTCATGATGTAAATAGGTAAGGTTACATATTTCATTGCAATAATGCTATCTGTAACTAAACCTGCTGGAGGTGTGTCAATTACTATAACATCAAACTGCTCCTGAAGTTTTGTTAATAATTCCTCAAAACGTTCAGACATAATCAGTTCCGAAGGATTTGGCGGTACTGGACCAGCCGTAATATACTTTAATGTATCAATTGCAGTATCGTTGAGACAGTCTTCAATACTTGCTTTGTTGATAAGTAGAGAAGAAATGCCATCTAGGTTATTCCCACCAAAAGCCAAGTGCACTTTAGGTTTCCTTAAGTCAAGGTCAAGTATGACTACCTTCTTCCCTGAAAGGGCAATTACACCAGCTAGGTTTGTAGATACAAAAGTCTTGCCTTCCCCACTGACTGTTGAGGTAACAGAGATAACTCGTTTCTCAGAGTTATTAGTGGTTACCATAAAGTCAAGGTTTGTCCTGATGGATCTGAAAGCTTCACTAATAGAAGACTTAGGATTTTTGTGTACAATCAGCTGAGAAAACTGCATCTGCTGCTTATCGTATTTTGGAATAACTCCCAAAATTGGAATGTTGGTCTTGCGTTCTATTTGCTTGGTGCTATAGATTTTGTTTTGTAGTACATAACGTAACATCACAAGCATTACAGAAAGCAATACACCAAGAGCTCCTCCTATACCAAATACTTTAAGAGGTACAGGTGAGACAGGTACAGGAATGGCAGTAGGAGGGGCGATAATTCGGAAATCTTCTACGGTTCCTGCTTTTGCAATATTGACTTCAATAATCTTGCTGGTGATCATGGAAGCCATTTCCTCGTAGATAGCGAGGTTCTTATTGATTTTCTTCAGTACAGGGTCTCCACCAATATTCTGGTAAAACCGTTTTTGTAAAGCCTGAATTTTAAAGCTCTGTTCTTGTATCTCTTTTTCTAATAAAGTAGTCCTGAACTTAACAACTTCATTAAGCCTTTCTTCAGCCTTGGCTATAAACTCACGGTGTTGTGCCTGAGCAACTGTTTCGTTGGTGTAGGATTGGTTAATCCGTTCCATTCGCTCCTCTATAGTTCGAAGTTCACTGATGATCTCGATAAGTTGTGAGTCTTCCAAAATGGTAGCAATCGCCTCTAAGTAGATAGCGCTTGAATCTGCATCGATCAGTTTGCCTAAATGCTCATAATTTTGGAAAGCGTTCTGAAGCTGTATTTTCCCCCTTTCCATTTCTCGGATCTGCTCCACAATTTCAGCTTGATCACTCAGCTCAGAGAAATGGTCTATGGTTGTATAAGCCTTATAATTCCCTTCATATTTCCCTAGAGAGTCTTTAATCATCCGAAGCTGATTGTTGAGGTACTCCAAGGAGCGTTGATGAACCAGGTTTTTATTGGAGAGTGTCTTTTCTATATAGTTTTGATTGAAAGCTCGAACAATAGCAGTCGCTTTCTCTTTATTGGTAGCTTCAAAGTTTGTGATGAGTGTATTGGCTTTGCGATTATCTACATTCACTACAAGGTTTTTAGCCAAATAGGTTTTGATCTGTTGGGATGTATTTAATACAAACTTATACTTTTGTTGCGGTATGATGTCAACAGAAGGTGTACGGAGCTTTAGTGACAGCTGAAGATCTGTGAGGTTATGTAACTCTCCAAAACTGAGGCGCTGTCCTATCGTCTTATAGTTTACTTCATAGGATAGGAAATAAGAGTCCTTGTCAATGACTTCAACTATAAACGGAATGCCATAAACGGCAGGGTTTAAAACTTGATGGGTCGTAACTTCAAATGGACCGCTGTTAAACAGTTCAGTGTCCATTACTTCCCCAAGAGTGTAATAGCTAACCCTTAAGTTAAGGGAGTCCATTACACCTTCGTACATAATGTCTGACTTTAGTAGC
This portion of the Limibacter armeniacum genome encodes:
- a CDS encoding polysaccharide biosynthesis tyrosine autokinase, coding for MSEHTNSPNPDIETYQTNSDFDIDKFKFVLSKNFLWVILIFIISLIGAYLYLRWTPNVYRAYSIIKLEVRSSKSFLNDEYSFFNDMGYESVNMAGEMELLKSDIMYEGVMDSLNLRVSYYTLGEVMDTELFNSGPFEVTTHQVLNPAVYGIPFIVEVIDKDSYFLSYEVNYKTIGQRLSFGELHNLTDLQLSLKLRTPSVDIIPQQKYKFVLNTSQQIKTYLAKNLVVNVDNRKANTLITNFEATNKEKATAIVRAFNQNYIEKTLSNKNLVHQRSLEYLNNQLRMIKDSLGKYEGNYKAYTTIDHFSELSDQAEIVEQIREMERGKIQLQNAFQNYEHLGKLIDADSSAIYLEAIATILEDSQLIEIISELRTIEERMERINQSYTNETVAQAQHREFIAKAEERLNEVVKFRTTLLEKEIQEQSFKIQALQKRFYQNIGGDPVLKKINKNLAIYEEMASMITSKIIEVNIAKAGTVEDFRIIAPPTAIPVPVSPVPLKVFGIGGALGVLLSVMLVMLRYVLQNKIYSTKQIERKTNIPILGVIPKYDKQQMQFSQLIVHKNPKSSISEAFRSIRTNLDFMVTTNNSEKRVISVTSTVSGEGKTFVSTNLAGVIALSGKKVVILDLDLRKPKVHLAFGGNNLDGISSLLINKASIEDCLNDTAIDTLKYITAGPVPPNPSELIMSERFEELLTKLQEQFDVIVIDTPPAGLVTDSIIAMKYVTLPIYIMRAEYSKVSFIENVNYLFNSKKFKNLSVILNSVPTKARYGGYGYGGYGYGGLNYSGYYSFDKHYGAGYYEDDKEEKNSSVMAKLLNKVFRK